A part of Botrytis cinerea B05.10 chromosome 2, complete sequence genomic DNA contains:
- the BctubB gene encoding BctubB encodes MTRGEILHLHIGQAGTQLGNSAWELYLLEHGLLQDGRPDPEAKAVHESGELDTVFTETGNGKYVPRSIFVDLDPSPIDEIRTGDYRSLFHPELLISGKEDAANNYARGHYTIGKEILDGTLDKIRRVLDNCSSLQGFLIFHSFGGGTGSGFGSLLLERLSTDYGKKSKLEFAVYPAPRVSTAVVEPYNAVLSTHSTIENSDCTFLVDNEAVYDICRRNLDIPRPSFEHLNRLIAQVVSSITSSLRFDGALNVDLNEFQTNLVPYPRIHYPLISYAPVISAARSSHESFKTQELTLQCFEPNNQMVVCDPRNGKYMAVALLYRGDVVPRDCNAAVASLKAKTSFNLVEWCPTGFKLGINYQKPMSVPSTAPNDGALASVDRSVSMLSNTTAIAEAWSRLDHKFDLMYSKRAFVHWYVGEGMEEGEFSEAREDLAALEKDYEEVAADSFDAEEGEAEY; translated from the exons ATGACTCGCGGAGAG ATTCTTCACCTTCATATCGGTCAAGCTGGTACTCAGCTTGGTAACAGTGCTTGGGAGTT ATATCTTCTGGAGCATGGCCTCTTACAAGATGGTCGTCCTGACCCCGAGGCAAAGGCCGTCCACGAATCTGGTGAACTCGATACAGTCTTCACTGAAACCGGCAATGGTAAATACGTACCTCGATCCATCTTCGTCGATCTCGACCCATCTCCAATCGACGAAATCCGAACTGGTGATTACAGATCCCTCTTCCACCCCGAACTTTTGATCAGTGGAAAGGAGGATGCTGCCAACAACTACGCTCGTGGTCACTACACAATTGGAAAGGAGATCTTGGATGGTACTTTGGACAAGATTCGTCGCGTTCTG GATAACTGCTCTTCCCTCCAAGGTTTCTTGATCTTCCACTCTTTCGGTGGTGGAACCGGTTCTGGTTTCGGATCTCTCTTGCTTGAGCGTCTCTCCACCGATTACGGCAAGAAATCCAAGCTCGAATTCGCAGTTTACCCAGCCCCAAGAGTTTCTACCGCTGTTGTTGAGCCATATAACGCTGTTCTCAGCACCCACAGCACCATCGAAAACTCCGACTGTACCTTCTTGGTCGATAACGAGGCTGTTTACGATATCTGCCGTCGCAACTTGGACATTCCTCGTCCTTCATTCGAGCATCTCAACAGATTGATTGCTCAAGTTGTCAGCTCCATTACCTCGTCACTTCGTTTCGATGGTGCTTTGAACGTCGATCTCAATGAGTTCCAAACTAACTTGGTTCCTTACCCAAGAATTCATTACCCATTGATCAGTTACGCTCCAGTTATTTCTGCTGCTAGAAGTTCCCACGAGAGCTTCAAGACTCAAGAATTGACCCTCCA ATGTTTCGAGCCAAACAACCAAATGGTTGTCTGCGATCCCCGCAACGGAAAATACATGGCTGTTGCCCTCCTCTACCGTGGTGATGTCGTTCCCCGTGATTGCAACGCCGCTGTCGCTTCCCTCAAGGCCAAGACATCCTTCAACCTCGTCGAATGGTGTCCAACTGGTTTCAAGCTCGGAATCAACTACCAAAAGCCTATGTCCGTTCCATCTACCGCACCCAACGATGGTGCCCTTGCTTCAGTCGATCGTTCCGTCAGTATGTTGTCCAACACTACCGCTATTGCCGAGGCTTGGTCAAGATTGGATCACAAGTTCGATCTTATGTACAGCAAGCGTGCTTTCGTGCATTGGTACGTTGGTGAGGGtatggaagaaggagaattcAGTGAAGCAAGAGAAGATTTGGCTGCATTGGAGAAGGATTACGAAGAGGTTGCTGCTGACAGCTTTGATGCTGAAGAGGGTGAGGCTGAGTATTAA
- the Bcort1 gene encoding Bcort1: MAATMTAEYTPDTPQKAVSKGREALMNSVEDCLFGSIAGVAGKYIEYPFDTVKVRLQSQPYHLPLRYTGPLDCFKQSIRSDGFLGLYRGISAPLVGAALETSSLFVWEQASREALLKAGIYKRDQPLPLEALWMTGALSGALTSLILTPIELVKCKIQVPATTPNGSVPVAAKTVSSVIREVWHHQGIRGFWNGQLGTLIRETGGCAAWFGSKETVTSLFRKLNAKNAPQNSSSILSTELAPLPFWQQALAGASAGMSYNFLFFPADTIKSRMQTASTSSTAPRTTFMQEGALLWKQHGLKGMYRGCGITVMRSAPSSAFIFMIYDGLKSRFHFS, translated from the exons ATGGCAGCAACTATGACAGCGGAATACACTCCCGACACACCCCAGAAAGCAGTATCCAAGGGAAGAGAGGCTCTAATGAATTCCGTCGAGGATTGCCTCTTTGGTTCC ATTGCTGGAGTGGCTGGGaaatatatcgaatatcCTTTTGACACAGTGAAAGTTCGACTACAATCACAACCCTATCATCTTCCATTACGTTATACAGGACCTCTCGATTGTTTTAAACAATCAATTCGCAGCGACGGGTTCTTGGGGTTATATAGGGGCATTAGTGCTCCACTAGTTGGTGCTGCTCTAGAGACTAGCAGTCTTTTTGTTTGGGAACAAGCCAGTAGAGAAGCGCTTCTCAAGGCTGGAATATACAAGAGAGATCAACCACTTCCTCTGGAGGCATTGTGGATGACTGGTGCACTATCCGGTGCCCTTACATCTTTAATCCTCACTCCCATTGAATTGGTTAAATGCAAAATACAAGTTCCGGCGACCACGCCAAATGGTTCAGTTCCCGTCGCTGCAAAAACCGTCTCATCCGTTATTCGCGAGGTTTGGCACCACCAAGGTATTCGCGGATTTTGGAACGGGCAGCTAGGTACTCTGATCCGTGAAACGGGTGGATGCGCCGCCTGGTTCGGTAGCAAAGAGACTGTTACTTCTTTGTTTCGAAAGCTGAACGCTAAAAATGCCCCCCAAAATTCTTCCTCCATTCTATCTACTGAACTAGCACCTTTACCTTTCTGGCAACAAGCTCTCGCTGGTGCCTCGGCAGGCATGTCTTataattttctcttctttcccgCAGACACCATCAAATCTCGCATGCAAACCGCCTCTACTTCATCTACAGCACCACGCACCACATTCATGCAAGAAGGTGCTCTTCTTTGGAAACAGCATGGTCTGAAAGGCATGTATCGTGGTTGTGGTATCACGGTTATGCGATCAGCACCTAGCTCtgcattcatattcatgatTTATGATGGATTAAAGAGCcgtttccatttctcttAG